One segment of Pseudomonas asgharzadehiana DNA contains the following:
- the cysK gene encoding cysteine synthase A translates to MSRIFADNAHSIGNTPLVQINRIAPRGVTILAKIEGRNPGYSVKCRIGANMIWDAESSGRLKPGMTIVEPTSGNTGIGLAFVAAARGYKLLLTMPASMSIERRKVLKALGAELVLTEPAKGMKGAIEKAAEIVAGDPATYFMPGQFENPANPAIHEKTTGPEIWNDTDGAVDVLVAGVGTGGTITGVSRYIKNTAGKPILSVAVEPIVSPVITQALAGQEIKPSPHKIQGIGAGFVPKNLDLSMVDRVELVSDDESKAMALRLMQEEGILCGISCGAAMAVAVRLAEKPEMQGKTIVVILPDSGERYLSSMLFSDLFTEQENQA, encoded by the coding sequence ATGAGCCGCATTTTTGCTGACAACGCGCATTCGATCGGTAACACGCCCCTGGTTCAGATCAACCGCATCGCCCCGCGTGGCGTGACCATCCTGGCCAAGATCGAAGGACGTAACCCGGGTTATTCGGTGAAGTGCCGCATCGGCGCCAATATGATCTGGGACGCGGAAAGCAGTGGCCGACTCAAGCCCGGCATGACCATCGTCGAACCCACCTCGGGCAATACCGGCATCGGCCTGGCGTTCGTCGCCGCCGCGCGTGGCTACAAGCTGCTGCTGACCATGCCGGCATCCATGAGCATCGAGCGCCGCAAGGTGCTCAAGGCCCTCGGCGCCGAACTGGTGCTGACCGAGCCGGCCAAAGGGATGAAGGGCGCCATCGAGAAAGCTGCTGAAATCGTGGCTGGCGACCCGGCTACCTACTTTATGCCCGGCCAGTTCGAAAACCCGGCGAACCCTGCGATCCATGAAAAAACCACCGGCCCGGAAATCTGGAATGACACCGACGGCGCGGTAGACGTGCTGGTGGCCGGCGTGGGCACTGGCGGTACCATCACGGGCGTGTCGCGCTACATCAAGAACACCGCGGGCAAGCCGATTCTGTCGGTGGCCGTGGAGCCGATCGTGTCGCCGGTGATCACCCAGGCCCTGGCCGGTCAGGAGATCAAGCCGAGCCCGCACAAGATCCAGGGGATCGGCGCCGGTTTCGTGCCGAAAAACCTCGACCTGTCGATGGTTGACCGCGTGGAGCTGGTGAGTGACGACGAGTCCAAGGCCATGGCCCTGCGCCTGATGCAGGAGGAGGGGATTCTGTGCGGTATTTCCTGCGGCGCGGCGATGGCGGTGGCGGTGCGACTGGCCGAGAAGCCGGAAATGCAGGGCAAGACCATCG